Below is a window of Brassica napus cultivar Da-Ae chromosome A5, Da-Ae, whole genome shotgun sequence DNA.
CACATTCTACTTCACCGTGTTTTTCCAGACCAAGTAATAAAAAAGGCTTTACCTCGAGATGCCTAAGTGCATTTTGAGCAACTTCATCAGCCATAGATGCTTCGAAGTCCACATAGAAAAGATAATCAAAGTATCTGCCAAGCAAAAATAGAGAAAGACCTTCATCATTTTTCAGGTTACTGTGTGAATGGTACAAGAGTCAAGGAGTGGTGTTTGTAAGATAAATTACTTTAGCCCTCCAGATGCTCGCAGAGGGTTTTTCCTTAAAGGGCGGCTTTCGATCTGACCGAAACCACAAGAAGGTGATTGTTAACGATGAGAAAAAGTACTGATTATAAACAACGTCTgcacaaattaaaaaatgaaaatttgagTGTACTAACTAACTAACCTTTGTGAGGTTAATTTGCCTAAGTGCAAACACAGCAAGTGCTTTGAAAAGTACTCCAGGCCCTTCCTCTAACGAGAAAACTATACTTGTCTACAAAAAGATCAAAGTAACTTGTgcatcacaaaaaaaataaactgcCAAATATAAACCGGCGCTTGCATTTCAGAACATACATATGGATTTCTCACCTTAAAGAGTCTGTTAGTTCCAGGGATAATGGGTTCCCTTGCGAGCATTAGAAACCTTGTCACATTATCAGTATCATCCTAAAATTGAACTTTacaatcaaatcatccacaagTGTAAAATTATAGACTAACAAAAAACAGTAAAGAAAATCGAAAACTCTATAAACCTGGATATCTTCAGCAACTATGTTCAACCCATATATCTCTGCAGCTTTGGCGCTCGCAACTGCAGCTGCATCACTTAAATCTTCGAATGCAATTTGCTGTGAATTCAATTCATTAACTTAATAACCTCCTATTGTAAGCTAATGAATATATGATCATAAAGTGTTTTACCTTTGCAGCACCAGCAGTGTCATCTACTGCTTCTCTGACCAATCCCAATCTAGTTAACGTGTTTTCGCATTGAGCCAGAGCCTGATTCAAAGCAAAGTCTGAGGCTTTCGCTCATACTAAGAGACTATAAAGGCAAAATGGTTCACCTGTGGATGGCTAAGCACCCTTCTCAAATCTTCAAGCTTTACACCGTGGTTAGCCAACAAACAATGGCGAACAGCTAACTTGACTTCACCAACAATATGCAAATTGTGACGCAGCAAAAGATCATAGTTTCTATGAATGCTTCCACCTAAAGAGTTCTCAATAGGCAAAACTGCTCTGTCAACAAGCCACCGCTCAACCGCCTACATTAAGAACAAAGGTTGGAACATGCTTAAAACTAATGGCACTTATTTAACGTTAGAGAATTAGATTCTCACCTCGAATGCAGTGTCAAACTCTTCGCAAGGAACAGCTTCACAATTTGGATAAGCCTTCTCAGCTGCTGATTCACTGTACGCACCTCTTACTCCCTATATAAGCATTCATTTAATCATATAAGCTCTTCTCCAATAAATATTCCTCAGACATGTTTATGAATATTACCTGATAGGCTACACGAACACGGGAGCCGTTGGATACAGTTTCCGCGAGCTGATTTGATGATAACGGCTctaatattaaaaaacaaataaacatcCCAATTATCAATAAATCGCTGCTAATTAATCCATCTCTGATTGGTTGACTAATTAGCAACGAACACTTTCGAGACAAGTTATGAAACAGTAATGAATTTAGATAATAGGAATCGTACTAGGAAGCAGCGGTGAGTCTTCCAGGATCTTCTTCACTTCCACAGCTCTCACGGAGCTCTCTTTCCCACGTCCGTCTCCTTCCCGGAGCGACGCCGATAAAGATACCAAACGGTTGCGCTTCGAAGATCCGTAACCGAATCGGATGACGGCGTTTGGATTGCGATTGGATGGTGAGAGGTTTCCGGATATTCCACTGGGGAGCTGAGTCGTCGGTGATCGAACGGCGTGGACGGCCATTGATGTGGAAATGAAACGGAAACAcaggaggaagagaagaaaaggaaacaaattgaAGACGAGTCCCAACGCAATAGTTTCGACGGCGTTTATGGATGAGAAAGTGAAGTGACATTGATGGGCCGCATATTATAAGGCTTTTTAAATTCCGTTAATGGGCCAAACTATTTTAATCTTACGGCCCATAAGGTCACCTACTATGTTTATATCAATCTAATCAAGAAATAAGTTATATTTCTACCGTATCATGAGTTAGACTTCAACAACAGAGTATAGAGTTAGGTGATTAAGGAGGAGAAGGTACAAAAGAAGAGTGCCAAAATAGATTTATCCTTCTCACACGCTCATTGCTAACACTGCTACAACAACAAACGACATaacaacacaaacaacaaacgATAGATCAAGCCAACACATTAGCTCCATTACTCATCTCACGGTTTTTACGCTTCCTTCCAGTCTTTGTcaccttcttctcctcctctttgGCTACATGAGACCTGAGCCAACACAACCAAAAGCCTCAgcttatacaaaaaaaacaacaacagagTATACTTATGGTTTCACAAAGGAAATATCACACACTACCAACCTGTAATTTGGATCCAAGTCTTCGAGAGCCTTATCGATTGCAAAGATCACCATATTCTTTATCTGTTAAGAACATACACACATAGAATCATAACCAGCTTAGAGATGGGTAACAATCAGAGACCGAACCAAAACAAGAAAGTACCTGCAACTTGTCCTCTTTTGAATGATGGTTTGGTGGTAGCAGACGATACTCCTTTGTTAAGCGGAAACACTCACTGATATTTTCAGGTGAGACAAAGTCAAGCGCCACCTTTGTACAAGACTGCAAGAGAAACAAAATGATCAACCTGATGAACCTTTTGCTGAGAGACTAAAGAGAATCAACTTGCTCAAAATCATAGTATTACCTTCAAGTTCCTGACTTGATGAGGGCAGCCTACAGGTATTAACACAGCATCTCCAAGCTTCTGAACAAACGTCCATGGCTCAATGCCTACACAATATACAGCCCATATAAACATTATTACCAAAACTGTCAAAGATAATGTTCTTGAGTTATTCAAAGTATAAAAGCATACCGTATTCTTCTTTCAGAATCATTTTATGATAACGCGTCAGATAGAAAGACTGGTCATGTATTGGATGAACCACctacagaagaagaagatggacgAACATATAccataagtaaaaaaaaacggCCAATACTCTAATAGAGAGACATGCAGGAAGCAAAGATTCACTACATATCTTCAATATCACTGAAACTTTTGGGAATGAGAAGTGTACCTTAGAGACGGGGGAACAGAAGAAATGTCGAAACTCTTTATGATGACTCAGAAGGTATTTCTCTAATTTTGGAACATCTTCTCTACGGAAAATGTCCCAAAGAGCTCCTCCATCAGCTTCAAGGTTCTTGACTTCTTCTTCATTAGTGTTTTCAAGAATCTCAATCTTTTCCTTGTAGTTAGGAACCGAGCCAAACAGCTCCTTGACATCTTGTGCAGCATGCTTCCTCTTCAGTTTTTCTATTGTGGAtttcttttcttcctctttgATGGTCACTTCACTTACGTGGGTCAGCACATTAACCTGAAATAACAAATACCGCAGAGCAATTATGATACAGAAAAGAAGAGAGTGAAACTGATCTATATTTTCACCCAATCatgaaagaatatataataatattaataaaagacAACTTAATAATCatgaaagaatatataataataatattaataaaaaaaaaaaaaaaatttaataaaagacAACTTTGGTAACTCCGCTCATACATAACTTACATAAAATCCAAGAGATACCAGAAATAGGATACGGAGTATATTCTGTTTTACTACTTGACTAATGAACCAATCTAGAATAGTACAAATTGGTCGGTCCCTGAATTAGCATAGAGAGACTAAACCGGAAAGGAAACAAGATAACCAGTACTAAATTTCTATAAATGTACCAGGAAACTAAAgctatttttattattcactCTCAAGAAGGACATGGAGCAAGATATTGCATAACACACAGCTTGACAACTCACTGATATAGGTTTGCAATCAGTTAATATTCTCCACAGTTCATTTCAATGAATTTATGTATTCAAAAGGTTATCAGCCCAAACATAAAGTCCAGCCAAACAATTTTATTGAATCCACATGAAATCTACAcagttaaatttattgatccTAGGTTTTTACTGCACAATTTGAGTTGGTTTCAATGGGTTCTGAAAATTCAAAAGATTATTAACTGAACAATTTTAGTTAACATGGTAATCTTGGtttaatattcaatttcatCCAAACTTGTAACATTCATCTCGATATTCAGTTTCAGCAGAATTTGAAGCAAGAATTATTAGTTTATCTATAAAAATCCTATACAAGACATTTGTTGGCATGTTAGTGATTAGACTGcagcaaaatcatattcattttGGTAATCCTAATCTATTGAAATATTCAGTTTCAGCCAAAGATGTAGCATTCATCTcgatactcagcttcagcagaATTTGAAACAGGAATTGCTAGTATATCTACAAAAGCCTTATACAAGACATTTTGTTGGCATGTTGGTGACTAGACCGCGACAAAATCATGTTCATTTTGGTAATCTTAATCTATTGAGATATTCAGCTTCAGCCAAATTTGTAGCATTCATCTCGATATTCAGCTTCGGCCAAATTTAAACAAGATTAGTTAGTTTTTCTACAAAGGGCATGTACAAGCCAATTTGTTGGCATGTTTATTTTGGTGTTGACCACtgcaaaatcatttttattttggtaatcTTAATCTATTGAGATATTCAGCTTCAGCCAAACTTGCAGCAAAACTTATAGTCATAGATCGATATTCAGCTTCAACAGAATTTACAAAAGAATTTGTTAGTCTATAAGCAAAGAGCCTCTACAAAACACATTGTTGGTTTGTTTTGGTGATTAACAACATCAAAATCATATTCAATAAGGTAATCTTAATCTATGGAAATATTCACCTTCAGCCAAACTTGCAACAAAACTTGTGTAGTAATAGCTCGATATTCAGCTTCAGTACAATTTGCAGTAGACCTTGATAGTCTATCTGCAGAGATCCTCGGTAAACACTTTGttgatctatttttgtgattagaGAGAGGTTTAGGTAACTTTAATCCATGAAGATTTTAGGTTCAGCCAAACTTACAACAAAATTTATGTAGTCATAGCTCGATATTCAGCTTCAGAACTTGTTAGCTTATCTGCAAAGAGTCTCTACAAAACACTCTGTTGGTCTGTTTTGGTGATTAGGCAACTTCAAAATAATGTTCGTTTAGGTAATTTTCATCCGTGGATAATATTAAGTTTCAGCCAAACTTGCAGCAAAACTTGTTTAGTTATAGCTCGATATTCAGATTAGCAGAATTTACAGGAAAATTGTTTAATCTATCTACAAATAGACTCTACAAGACACTTTGTTGGTCTTTTCATGATTAGACAGCTGCAAAATCATGTCAATTTTGATAATCTTAATCTATTAAGATATTTAGCTTCGGCCAAACTTGCAGCAAAACGTCAGTATTCATAGCTCGATATTCAGCTTAAGTATGAAGGATATTGCCAAGCACAATCGGAGCAAAGCACAAATACAAGAAGATTATGGGAATTTACTTCTATTCTTAGCCTCATAAGAGGAGAAAATGATGCTATAAAGGGAATagttaaaactaaaaacaaaaaaa
It encodes the following:
- the LOC106452944 gene encoding arogenate dehydratase/prephenate dehydratase 2, chloroplastic, with product MAVHAVRSPTTQLPSGISGNLSPSNRNPNAVIRFGYGSSKRNRLVSLSASLREGDGRGKESSVRAVEVKKILEDSPLLPKPLSSNQLAETVSNGSRVRVAYQGVRGAYSESAAEKAYPNCEAVPCEEFDTAFEAVERWLVDRAVLPIENSLGGSIHRNYDLLLRHNLHIVGEVKLAVRHCLLANHGVKLEDLRRVLSHPQALAQCENTLTRLGLVREAVDDTAGAAKQIAFEDLSDAAAVASAKAAEIYGLNIVAEDIQDDTDNVTRFLMLAREPIIPGTNRLFKTSIVFSLEEGPGVLFKALAVFALRQINLTKIESRPLRKNPLRASGGLKYFDYLFYVDFEASMADEVAQNALRHLEEFATFLRVLGSYPVDTTML